One Orrella dioscoreae genomic window carries:
- the glmM gene encoding phosphoglucosamine mutase → MSQRKYFGTDGVRGEVGGPVINAEFALRLGYAAGNVLARQSASRGGSRPRVLIGKDTRISGYMLESALEAGLSAAGIDTLLAGPVPTPAVAYLTRALRLASGIVISASHNPYQDNGIKFFSAQGMKLADETEAAIEAALDEPLGCVASDKLGRARRVEDAAGRYIEFCKSTFPNELDLNGMKIVVDAAHGAAYHIAPHVFRELGAEVFAIGCQPDGFNINEGVGALHPESLAAEVKARGAHIGIALDGDADRVQMVDGEGRIYNGDELLFAVVRERMDHGKVEGVVGTLMTNFGFERQLQLLGVPFERAQVGDRYVLEQLQKRGWLYGGESSGHLLCLDRHSTGDGIIAALQVLTALRRHDTTLAKWLGELRMYPQKMINVPLAPGLDWKNHAGLKKAQAEVEQKLDGKGRVLIRASGTEPKLRLMVEAEDAALAQQSAEHLATVNLKD, encoded by the coding sequence ATGAGTCAACGCAAGTATTTCGGTACCGACGGTGTGCGCGGTGAAGTGGGCGGTCCGGTCATCAATGCCGAGTTCGCCCTGCGCCTGGGCTATGCCGCCGGCAACGTCCTGGCGCGCCAGTCCGCTTCCCGTGGCGGCAGCCGCCCCCGCGTGCTGATCGGCAAGGACACCCGCATTTCGGGCTACATGCTCGAGTCGGCGCTGGAGGCGGGGCTGTCCGCCGCCGGCATCGACACCCTGCTGGCCGGGCCCGTGCCCACGCCGGCCGTCGCCTACCTCACGCGCGCGCTGCGCCTGGCCTCGGGCATCGTGATCAGTGCCTCGCACAATCCTTACCAGGACAACGGCATCAAGTTCTTCTCGGCCCAGGGCATGAAACTGGCCGACGAGACCGAAGCGGCCATCGAGGCCGCGCTGGATGAACCCCTGGGCTGCGTCGCTTCGGACAAGCTGGGTCGCGCCCGCCGCGTCGAAGATGCCGCCGGCCGCTACATCGAATTCTGCAAGAGCACCTTCCCGAACGAGCTCGACCTGAATGGCATGAAGATCGTGGTCGATGCGGCGCATGGCGCGGCCTACCACATCGCCCCGCACGTCTTCCGCGAGCTTGGGGCCGAGGTCTTTGCCATCGGCTGCCAGCCTGACGGCTTCAACATCAACGAAGGCGTGGGTGCGCTGCATCCCGAGTCGCTGGCTGCCGAGGTCAAGGCCCGCGGCGCGCACATCGGCATCGCGCTGGACGGCGATGCCGACCGCGTGCAGATGGTCGATGGCGAGGGCCGCATCTATAACGGCGACGAGCTGCTCTTTGCCGTGGTGCGCGAGCGCATGGACCATGGCAAGGTCGAAGGCGTGGTCGGCACGCTGATGACCAACTTCGGTTTCGAGCGCCAGCTGCAATTGCTGGGCGTGCCGTTCGAGCGCGCCCAGGTGGGTGACCGCTACGTGCTGGAACAGCTGCAAAAGCGTGGCTGGCTCTATGGCGGCGAAAGCTCGGGCCATCTGCTGTGCCTGGACCGTCACTCCACGGGCGATGGCATCATTGCCGCCCTGCAGGTGCTGACGGCGCTGCGCCGCCACGACACCACCCTGGCCAAGTGGCTGGGTGAGCTGCGCATGTATCCCCAGAAGATGATCAACGTGCCGCTGGCGCCTGGCCTGGACTGGAAAAACCACGCGGGGCTGAAGAAGGCGCAGGCAGAGGTCGAGCAGAAACTCGACGGCAAGGGCCGCGTGCTGATCCGTGCCTCGGGCACGGAGCCCAAGCTGCGCCTGATGGTCGAAGCCGAAGATGCGGCCCTGGCACAGCAAAGCGCCGAGCATTTGGCCACGGTGAATCTCAAGGATTAG
- the folP gene encoding dihydropteroate synthase — MANTFLCGRYEFDLERPLVMGIVNITPDSFSDGGQTFDTQAAIDRALRQVEEGAQILDLGGESTRPGAEPVPASEELDRLLPVIEGLLDCGVPLSIDTFKPEVMRAVLAAGADMINDIAGFREPGAIEAVAGSRCGLCIMHMKGEPRTMQDAPEYSDLLGEIGLFLGARAQRLRGAWVDPRRIVLDPGFGFGKTADQNYQLLRRLSSLRVSSYPLLVGVSRKSMIGHATGKPVAERMPGSVAAALACVARGASIVRVHDVAATVDALKVWQAAEQGAIPQ, encoded by the coding sequence ATGGCGAATACCTTCCTGTGCGGGCGCTACGAGTTCGATCTCGAGCGCCCGCTGGTCATGGGCATAGTCAACATCACGCCGGATTCCTTCTCGGACGGCGGACAGACATTCGATACGCAGGCAGCCATCGACCGGGCGCTCAGGCAGGTCGAGGAAGGCGCCCAGATCCTGGATCTGGGGGGCGAATCCACCCGCCCCGGCGCCGAGCCCGTGCCTGCCAGCGAGGAACTGGACCGGCTCCTGCCCGTCATCGAGGGCCTGCTCGATTGCGGCGTCCCGCTCTCGATCGATACCTTCAAGCCTGAAGTGATGCGTGCCGTGCTGGCTGCCGGCGCGGACATGATCAATGACATCGCCGGCTTTCGCGAGCCGGGCGCCATCGAAGCGGTGGCAGGCTCGCGCTGCGGGCTGTGCATCATGCACATGAAGGGCGAACCGCGCACCATGCAGGACGCGCCCGAATATTCCGACCTGCTGGGCGAAATCGGCCTGTTCCTGGGGGCACGGGCGCAGCGCCTGCGCGGCGCCTGGGTCGACCCGCGCCGCATCGTGCTGGATCCGGGCTTCGGTTTCGGCAAGACGGCCGACCAGAATTATCAACTGCTGCGCAGGCTCTCCAGCCTGCGCGTTTCCAGCTATCCCCTGCTTGTGGGGGTCTCCCGCAAATCCATGATCGGCCATGCCACCGGCAAGCCCGTCGCCGAGCGCATGCCCGGCAGCGTGGCCGCCGCGCTTGCCTGCGTGGCGCGTGGAGCGTCCATCGTGCGCGTGCACGACGTGGCCGCGACCGTCGACGCGCTCAAGGTCTGGCAGGCAGCCGAGCAGGGGGCAATTCCTCAATGA
- the ftsH gene encoding ATP-dependent zinc metalloprotease FtsH, protein MNNSFSKVAVWMVIALVLFTVFKQFDGRPQSQEGVSYTQFMEDAKSGRVRKVDVQGDVLYVTPDAGRPYSLTSPGDLWMVSDLMKAGVQVSGKAREEPSLLMSIFVSWFPMLLLIGVWIFFMRQMQGGGRGGAFSFGKSRARMLDENTNHITFADVAGCDEAKEDVQELVDFLRDPSKFQKLGGRIPRGVLMVGSPGTGKTLLAKAIAGEAKVPFFSISGSDFVEMFVGVGAARVRDMFENAKKQAPCIIFIDEIDAVGRQRGAGLGGGNDEREQTLNQMLVEMDGFESGQGVIVIAATNRPDVLDPALLRPGRFDRQVVVPLPDIRGREQIIKVHMRKVPVAQNVDAQVLARGTPGFSGADLANLVNEAALFAARRNGRTVDMSDFEKAKDKIIMGAERRSIVMPEEERRNTAYHESGHAVVARCLPKTDPVHKVTIIPRGRALGVTMQLPESDRYSMDKERLLNMIAMLFGGRIAEEIFMNQMTTGASNDFERATAIARDIVTRYGMTDSLGPMVYAENEGEVFLGRSVTKTNNVSEATMQKVDAEIRSIIDTQYMVARKILEDNRERVEVMTKALLEWETIDSDQIDDIMNDKPPRPPKTPQGPSDSTDTPPAGGLASGSGNATATA, encoded by the coding sequence TTGAACAATTCGTTTTCGAAAGTCGCGGTCTGGATGGTGATCGCACTGGTGCTGTTCACGGTATTCAAGCAATTTGATGGCCGTCCGCAGTCCCAGGAAGGCGTGAGCTACACCCAGTTCATGGAGGACGCGAAGTCCGGCCGTGTGCGCAAGGTCGATGTCCAGGGCGACGTGCTGTACGTCACGCCTGACGCGGGCCGTCCCTACAGCCTGACGTCGCCGGGCGACCTGTGGATGGTCTCCGACCTCATGAAGGCTGGCGTCCAGGTCTCGGGCAAGGCCCGCGAAGAGCCGTCGCTGCTGATGAGCATCTTCGTGTCGTGGTTCCCCATGCTGCTCCTGATCGGCGTGTGGATCTTTTTCATGCGCCAGATGCAGGGTGGCGGCCGCGGCGGCGCCTTCAGCTTCGGCAAGTCGCGCGCCCGCATGCTCGACGAGAACACCAACCACATCACCTTCGCCGACGTCGCGGGTTGCGACGAAGCCAAGGAAGACGTGCAGGAACTGGTCGACTTCCTCCGCGACCCCAGCAAGTTCCAGAAGCTGGGTGGCCGCATTCCCCGTGGCGTGCTGATGGTGGGTTCGCCCGGCACCGGCAAGACGCTGCTGGCCAAGGCCATCGCCGGCGAAGCCAAGGTGCCGTTCTTCAGCATCTCGGGTTCCGACTTCGTTGAAATGTTCGTCGGCGTGGGCGCTGCCCGCGTGCGCGACATGTTCGAAAACGCCAAGAAGCAGGCCCCCTGCATCATCTTCATCGACGAAATCGACGCGGTCGGCCGCCAGCGTGGCGCCGGCCTGGGCGGCGGCAACGATGAACGCGAGCAGACGCTGAACCAGATGCTGGTGGAAATGGACGGCTTCGAGTCCGGCCAGGGCGTGATCGTCATCGCCGCCACCAACCGTCCCGACGTGCTGGATCCCGCGCTGCTGCGTCCGGGCCGCTTCGACCGCCAGGTCGTGGTGCCGCTGCCCGACATCCGTGGTCGCGAGCAGATCATCAAGGTCCACATGCGCAAGGTGCCGGTGGCCCAGAACGTCGATGCCCAGGTGCTGGCGCGCGGCACGCCCGGTTTCTCGGGCGCCGACCTCGCCAACCTGGTCAACGAGGCCGCGCTGTTCGCCGCGCGCCGCAATGGCCGCACCGTCGACATGTCCGACTTCGAGAAGGCCAAGGACAAGATCATCATGGGCGCGGAACGCCGCTCTATCGTCATGCCCGAGGAAGAGCGCCGCAATACCGCGTACCACGAGTCCGGCCATGCCGTCGTGGCGCGTTGCCTGCCCAAGACCGATCCGGTGCACAAGGTCACCATCATCCCGCGCGGCCGCGCGCTGGGCGTGACCATGCAGTTGCCCGAGTCCGATCGCTACAGCATGGACAAGGAGCGCCTGCTGAACATGATCGCGATGCTGTTCGGTGGCCGTATCGCCGAAGAGATCTTCATGAACCAGATGACCACGGGCGCCTCGAACGACTTCGAGCGCGCCACGGCCATCGCCCGCGACATCGTCACGCGCTACGGCATGACCGACTCGCTCGGCCCCATGGTGTATGCCGAGAACGAAGGCGAGGTCTTCCTGGGCCGCAGCGTCACCAAGACCAACAACGTCTCGGAAGCGACGATGCAGAAGGTCGACGCCGAGATCCGCAGCATCATCGACACGCAGTACATGGTGGCGCGCAAGATCCTGGAAGACAACCGCGAACGTGTGGAAGTGATGACGAAGGCGCTGCTCGAATGGGAAACCATCGACTCCGACCAGATCGACGACATCATGAACGACAAGCCGCCGCGTCCGCCCAAGACCCCCCAGGGTCCTTCGGACAGCACCGACACCCCGCCCGCCGGCGGCCTGGCGTCGGGTTCGGGTAACGCCACGGCCACCGCCTAA
- a CDS encoding RlmE family RNA methyltransferase, with amino-acid sequence MAKKKFSKEWVQQHINDPYVKMAKQKGYRARAAFKLIEIVDAEKLMRRGDIVVDLGSAPGSWCQVARERMVGAGGVVDGRIIALDILPMEPIAGVEFFQGDFREDAVLQQLSDLLQGSKVDLVISDMAPNLSGVSSADSARIQHVCDLALEFSQAHLRPEGTLIVKAFHGSGFSQIVEAFKHQFKRVVERKPKASRDKSSETFLVGRGLKHP; translated from the coding sequence ATGGCCAAGAAGAAATTTTCTAAAGAGTGGGTCCAGCAGCACATCAACGATCCCTACGTCAAGATGGCAAAGCAGAAGGGCTATCGGGCAAGGGCTGCGTTCAAGCTGATCGAGATCGTCGATGCCGAGAAACTGATGCGCCGCGGCGACATCGTGGTGGATCTGGGCTCCGCGCCAGGCAGCTGGTGCCAGGTGGCACGCGAGCGCATGGTCGGCGCCGGCGGCGTGGTGGACGGCCGCATCATCGCCCTGGACATCCTTCCCATGGAGCCTATCGCAGGTGTCGAGTTTTTCCAGGGTGATTTCCGCGAAGATGCGGTTTTGCAACAATTGTCCGATTTGCTGCAGGGCAGCAAGGTGGACCTTGTGATTTCCGACATGGCCCCCAATCTATCCGGGGTGAGTTCGGCCGACTCGGCGCGTATCCAGCACGTGTGCGACCTGGCGCTCGAATTCTCGCAGGCCCACCTGCGTCCGGAGGGCACGCTCATCGTCAAGGCTTTCCACGGTAGCGGTTTCTCGCAGATCGTGGAAGCGTTCAAGCACCAGTTCAAGCGGGTCGTGGAGCGCAAGCCCAAGGCGTCGCGAGACAAGTCCTCGGAAACTTTTCTGGTGGGCCGGGGCCTGAAACACCCCTGA
- a CDS encoding YhbY family RNA-binding protein — protein sequence MPKLEITPRERSELRAAAHPLRPVVLIGDNGLTDAVLKEIDRALTSHGLIKVRAGGDDRETREQLIASICEGLSCAPVHHLGKMLILYRPTPEAVEAAKPQTRALRRKPSDPHVPKKQAAEGHTRPKRVARNEPKVEAPARRDPYDTDRPARPSTRVQPKPAGTGAARRGGSALSLRAGARKTAQRSTATRRSPSRATKK from the coding sequence ATGCCGAAACTTGAAATTACTCCCCGCGAGCGCAGCGAACTGCGCGCCGCCGCCCACCCCCTGCGCCCGGTCGTGCTGATCGGCGACAACGGGCTCACCGACGCCGTCCTGAAGGAAATCGACAGGGCACTGACCTCGCACGGTCTCATCAAGGTGCGCGCCGGTGGCGATGACCGCGAGACGCGCGAGCAGTTGATCGCGTCTATCTGCGAGGGCCTATCTTGCGCGCCCGTGCACCACCTGGGCAAGATGCTGATCCTGTATCGGCCCACGCCCGAGGCGGTGGAAGCCGCCAAGCCGCAGACACGCGCCCTGCGCCGCAAGCCCAGCGACCCGCACGTGCCCAAGAAGCAGGCAGCCGAAGGCCACACCAGGCCCAAGCGTGTCGCTCGCAACGAACCCAAGGTGGAAGCGCCGGCACGCCGCGACCCTTACGACACCGATCGCCCTGCCCGTCCCAGCACCCGCGTCCAGCCCAAGCCGGCGGGCACGGGCGCCGCGCGCCGCGGCGGCAGCGCGCTGTCCCTGCGCGCCGGCGCGCGCAAGACGGCTCAACGCAGCACGGCGACCAGGCGCAGCCCCAGCAGGGCCACCAAGAAGTAG
- a CDS encoding DUF4149 domain-containing protein, translating to MSKVLVRVLAALWVGALWCVGVLVAPTLFATLSPADAGMMVGKLFFGLASFGLVAAVLMLLLDRLGGGELLGRAGRLAAMLMAVGVGVGYFGLKPLMDHGRVLLAAGITPPPWADFGLLHGVSSLIYFLVALLGLRLVAVLR from the coding sequence ATGTCCAAAGTGCTGGTTCGCGTGCTTGCCGCCCTGTGGGTGGGGGCCTTGTGGTGCGTGGGCGTCCTGGTGGCGCCGACGCTGTTCGCGACGCTGTCTCCCGCCGATGCGGGGATGATGGTCGGCAAGCTGTTCTTCGGGTTGGCAAGTTTCGGCCTGGTGGCCGCGGTGCTCATGCTGCTGCTGGACCGCCTGGGCGGCGGCGAGCTGCTCGGGCGCGCCGGCCGCCTGGCCGCCATGCTGATGGCGGTGGGCGTGGGGGTCGGCTATTTCGGGCTCAAGCCCCTGATGGACCACGGCCGCGTCCTGCTCGCGGCCGGGATCACGCCGCCGCCCTGGGCCGATTTCGGCCTGCTGCACGGCGTGTCGTCACTGATCTACTTCTTGGTGGCCCTGCTGGGGCTGCGCCTGGTCGCCGTGCTGCGTTGA
- the greA gene encoding transcription elongation factor GreA, whose protein sequence is MSAIPITVRGAERLQQELHRLKTVERPDVINAIAEARAQGDLSENAEYDAAKERQGFIEGRISELEGSLSNAQVLDPTELNAEGRVVFGATVDIEDLESGDRLVYQIVGDIEADIRNNLISVSSPVARALIGKSAGDVVEVNAPSGPREYEIIEVKYL, encoded by the coding sequence ATGTCCGCCATTCCTATCACCGTGCGTGGGGCCGAGCGCCTGCAGCAAGAACTGCATCGTCTCAAGACGGTCGAGCGTCCCGATGTCATCAATGCGATCGCCGAAGCGCGCGCGCAGGGTGACCTGTCCGAAAACGCCGAATACGATGCCGCCAAGGAACGCCAGGGCTTCATCGAAGGCCGCATCAGCGAGCTCGAAGGCAGCCTGTCCAACGCGCAGGTCCTGGATCCCACCGAACTGAACGCGGAAGGCCGCGTGGTCTTCGGCGCGACCGTCGACATCGAGGACCTCGAGTCCGGCGACCGCCTGGTCTACCAGATCGTCGGCGACATCGAGGCCGACATCCGCAACAACCTGATCTCGGTGTCCAGCCCCGTGGCGCGTGCCCTGATCGGCAAGAGTGCCGGCGACGTCGTCGAGGTCAACGCCCCGTCGGGCCCGCGCGAATACGAGATCATCGAGGTCAAGTACCTCTAA
- a CDS encoding solute carrier family 23 protein, with product MSDTETFLTRWRRVDGADGTVIAPDECLSPARNVAMGAQHVVAMFGSTVLAPLLMGFDPNVAILMSGIGTLIFFLFVRGRVPSYLGSSFAFIGGVIAVTGYAGSGPNANIGVALGAIIACGLAYTVIGLIVWAANARAGGAAAWIDRYMPPVVTGAVVAVIGLHLAPIAAKGAMGGSTFDALMALMTILCVGGVAVWTRGMVQRLLILVGLIVACILYGILANGFGLGKPIDFTGLSQAAWFGLPTFSAPTFHLPAMGLIVPVAIILVAENLGHIKAVSAMTGRDMDRYLGRAFVGDGVATMVSGSVGGTGVTTYAENIGVMAVTRIYSTLVFVIAALIAIVLGFSPKFGALILTIPGPVLGGMSIVVFGLIAIAGARIWVVNKVDFSDNRNLIVAAVTLVMGAGDFTLTLGNFQLNGIGTATFGAIILYALLNLRKRT from the coding sequence GTGTCCGATACCGAAACCTTTCTCACCCGCTGGCGCCGCGTCGATGGCGCCGATGGCACCGTCATCGCGCCCGATGAGTGCCTGTCGCCTGCACGCAACGTCGCCATGGGGGCCCAGCACGTGGTCGCCATGTTCGGCTCCACCGTGCTCGCCCCCTTGCTGATGGGCTTCGACCCCAATGTCGCGATCCTGATGTCGGGCATCGGCACGCTGATCTTCTTCCTGTTCGTGCGCGGCCGCGTGCCCAGCTACCTCGGTTCCAGCTTTGCCTTCATCGGGGGCGTCATCGCGGTCACCGGCTATGCCGGCAGTGGTCCCAACGCCAATATCGGGGTGGCGCTGGGCGCCATCATCGCCTGCGGCCTGGCCTACACCGTCATCGGCCTCATCGTCTGGGCGGCGAATGCCCGCGCGGGCGGGGCGGCGGCCTGGATCGACCGCTACATGCCGCCGGTCGTCACCGGCGCCGTGGTGGCCGTCATCGGCCTGCACCTGGCCCCCATCGCGGCCAAGGGCGCCATGGGCGGTTCCACCTTCGACGCGCTGATGGCCCTCATGACCATCCTCTGCGTGGGCGGCGTGGCGGTCTGGACGCGCGGCATGGTGCAGCGCCTGCTGATCCTGGTGGGCCTCATCGTGGCCTGCATCCTCTACGGCATCCTGGCCAACGGCTTCGGACTGGGCAAGCCCATCGACTTCACCGGCCTGTCGCAGGCCGCCTGGTTCGGCCTGCCCACCTTCTCGGCGCCCACCTTCCACCTGCCCGCCATGGGGCTCATCGTCCCGGTGGCCATCATCCTGGTGGCGGAGAACCTGGGCCACATCAAGGCCGTCAGCGCCATGACGGGCCGCGACATGGACCGCTATCTCGGCCGCGCCTTCGTGGGCGACGGTGTCGCCACCATGGTGTCGGGCAGCGTCGGCGGCACGGGCGTGACCACCTATGCCGAGAACATCGGCGTCATGGCCGTCACCCGCATCTATTCCACGCTGGTCTTCGTCATCGCGGCGCTGATCGCCATCGTGCTGGGCTTCTCGCCCAAATTCGGCGCCCTGATCCTGACGATTCCCGGGCCGGTGCTGGGCGGCATGTCCATCGTCGTCTTCGGCCTGATCGCCATCGCCGGCGCCCGCATCTGGGTGGTGAACAAGGTCGACTTCAGCGACAACCGCAATCTCATCGTGGCGGCCGTCACCCTGGTCATGGGCGCAGGCGACTTCACCTTGACCCTGGGCAACTTCCAGCTCAATGGCATCGGCACCGCCACCTTCGGCGCGATCATCCTCTACGCCCTGTTGAACCTGCGCAAGCGTACGTAA
- a CDS encoding histidine phosphatase family protein codes for MTEIWFIRHGETDWNVARRMQGWQDIDLNDTGRVQAGLLAARLARDAATTPFDALYSSDLARARDTAQAVSEQLALRLRIEPGVRERSFGVLEGIDLEKIDALQPEAAAAWKSRDPQRPLEGGESLGQFRNRVISAVEDVANRHHGERVLLFTHGGVLDIVWRHASGLPLEAPREVELRNVGINRVVVAADGWRIAGWGDVAHTEAEVAARDDASVLGR; via the coding sequence ATGACTGAGATCTGGTTCATCCGCCACGGCGAAACCGACTGGAACGTGGCCCGCCGCATGCAAGGCTGGCAGGACATCGACCTGAACGACACGGGCCGCGTCCAGGCCGGCCTGCTGGCCGCGCGCCTGGCCCGCGATGCCGCGACGACGCCCTTCGACGCGCTCTACAGCAGCGACCTGGCCCGTGCCCGCGACACGGCCCAGGCCGTCTCCGAGCAACTGGCCCTGCGCCTGCGCATCGAACCCGGCGTGCGCGAGCGCAGCTTCGGCGTGCTGGAAGGCATCGACCTGGAAAAGATCGACGCCCTGCAACCCGAAGCCGCGGCCGCCTGGAAAAGCCGCGACCCGCAACGTCCGCTGGAGGGCGGCGAGAGCCTGGGCCAGTTCCGCAACCGCGTGATCAGCGCGGTCGAGGACGTGGCCAACCGCCATCACGGCGAACGCGTGCTGCTGTTCACGCACGGCGGCGTGCTGGACATCGTCTGGCGGCATGCCAGCGGACTGCCGCTGGAGGCGCCGCGGGAAGTCGAACTGCGCAACGTTGGCATCAACCGGGTGGTGGTGGCTGCGGATGGGTGGCGGATTGCTGGCTGGGGGGATGTGGCGCATACCGAGGCCGAGGTGGCTGCTCGGGATGATGCTTCGGTCTTGGGTCGCTGA
- a CDS encoding SDR family oxidoreductase: MSLNVFITGASSGLGEALARRYAAQGATLGLVARRGEVLRTLADSLPGTHACYALDVRDRAALHGAAADFLARCAGRVDVVVASAGISAGTLSEHTEDFAVFQAILNTNLMATVATFEPFVAPMRARGQGRLVGIGSVAGVRGLPGAGAYSASKAAVATYCESLRVELAPAGVKVVTIAPGYIRTPMTAANPYRMPFLMDAAAFAERGEAAIARGVRYTVIPWQMGMVARLMRVLPDWVYDRAAKDAPRKPRKGGG, translated from the coding sequence ATGAGTCTGAATGTCTTCATCACGGGCGCCAGCAGCGGCCTGGGCGAGGCGCTGGCGCGCCGCTACGCCGCGCAGGGCGCCACCCTGGGCCTTGTCGCGCGGCGCGGCGAGGTCTTGCGCACGCTGGCTGACAGCCTGCCCGGCACGCATGCCTGCTACGCGCTGGATGTGCGCGACCGCGCCGCGCTGCACGGCGCGGCCGCCGATTTCCTGGCGCGTTGCGCGGGCAGGGTGGACGTGGTGGTCGCCAGCGCGGGCATCAGCGCCGGCACCCTGTCCGAGCACACCGAAGACTTCGCGGTGTTCCAGGCCATCCTGAACACCAACCTGATGGCGACCGTCGCCACCTTCGAACCTTTCGTGGCGCCCATGCGCGCGCGCGGCCAGGGCAGGCTGGTGGGCATCGGCAGCGTGGCCGGCGTGCGAGGCCTGCCGGGCGCAGGCGCCTACAGCGCGTCCAAGGCGGCGGTTGCCACATACTGCGAGAGCCTGCGCGTGGAGCTGGCGCCGGCAGGCGTGAAGGTGGTGACCATCGCCCCGGGCTACATCCGCACGCCGATGACGGCGGCGAATCCGTACCGCATGCCTTTCCTGATGGACGCAGCTGCCTTCGCCGAGCGCGGAGAGGCAGCCATTGCGCGGGGCGTGCGCTATACGGTGATTCCCTGGCAGATGGGGATGGTTGCCCGGCTGATGAGGGTGTTGCCGGATTGGGTGTATGACCGGGCCGCAAAGGACGCACCGAGGAAGCCGCGGAAGGGGGGAGGTTGA